The Virgibacillus phasianinus genome includes a window with the following:
- a CDS encoding cold shock domain-containing protein, protein MTGKVKWFNAEKGFGFIEREDGDDVFVHFSAIQAEGFKTLEEGQDVEFEIVEGNRGPQAANVERL, encoded by the coding sequence ATGACTGGTAAAGTAAAATGGTTTAATGCAGAAAAAGGCTTTGGTTTTATCGAGCGCGAAGACGGAGACGATGTATTCGTACATTTCTCAGCTATCCAAGCGGAAGGTTTCAAAACACTTGAAGAAGGTCAAGACGTTGAATTCGAAATTGTTGAAGGAAACCGCGGACCTCAAGCAGC
- a CDS encoding OsmC family protein, which produces MWDGKMAFSSTAPSGHDIKMDAAGPVGGENGGPRPTELLLNAVAGCTGIDTISILQKVRLQPSKFKMNVKGRNADDHPKRFVAIHIHYALEGELPEGKVIRAIQLSKNKYCSVAHSLSAEITVSYSINGTKGKEEVI; this is translated from the coding sequence ATGTGGGATGGTAAAATGGCTTTCTCTAGTACTGCACCGTCCGGGCATGACATTAAAATGGATGCAGCTGGACCGGTTGGAGGAGAGAATGGTGGACCGCGACCAACAGAATTACTATTGAATGCTGTTGCGGGATGTACGGGAATTGATACTATTTCGATTTTGCAAAAAGTGCGTTTGCAACCTTCAAAATTTAAAATGAACGTTAAAGGCCGTAATGCTGATGATCATCCAAAACGTTTTGTTGCAATTCACATTCATTATGCATTAGAAGGGGAGTTACCAGAAGGTAAGGTCATCCGGGCAATACAGCTGTCTAAAAATAAATATTGCTCTGTTGCTCATTCATTGAGTGCAGAAATAACCGTTAGCTATTCGATTAACGGTACTAAGGGAAAAGAAGAAGTCATTTAA
- the copZ gene encoding copper chaperone CopZ — protein sequence MHTKTLNVKGMTCGHCKMSVEGALNGLDGVSTAEVDLNSGKVKVEYDETKITLESMKEAVEDQGYDVA from the coding sequence ATGCATACAAAAACCTTAAATGTTAAAGGAATGACATGTGGCCACTGCAAAATGTCAGTAGAAGGCGCACTTAATGGGTTGGACGGAGTATCTACTGCAGAAGTTGATTTGAACTCTGGTAAAGTAAAAGTTGAATATGATGAAACAAAAATTACATTGGAAAGTATGAAAGAAGCTGTTGAAGATCAAGGCTATGATGTAGCATAA
- a CDS encoding heavy metal translocating P-type ATPase, with the protein MSETNHATLGVTGMTCAACSSRIEKTLNKMDGVEAQVNLTTEKATVDYDAEKTSIEDITKKIENVGYGVLMEKTELDVFGMTCAACSARIEKVLNKQAGVKFATVNLTTETASIEYNPGLVDLKGLIGKIKNAGYDAKPKAEAAEKETHKEKELQQKKTKLIISAVLAAPLLLTMLVHLFNMNLPDIFMNPWFQFALATPVQFIIGWQFYVGAYKNLRNGGANMDVLVALGTSAAYFYSLYEALKTIGNPEYMPHLYFETSAILITLILFGKYLEARAKTQTTNALSSLLNLQAKEARIIRNGEETMIPVDEVVVGDRLIVKPGEKIPVDGKVLKGKTSVDEAMITGESIPIEKDIDAGLIGSTINKNGSIEMEATKVGKDTALASIVKVVEEAQGTKAPIQRLADVISGYFVPIVVGLAILTFIVWIALVEPGQFEPALVAAIAVLVIACPCALGLATPTSIMVGTGRAAENGILFKGGEHLERTHQLDAIVLDKTGTITKGKPEVTDFSGDEEALQLLASGEKGSEHPLAGAIVAYATEKAIDFVEVDEFDAIPGHGIEVKISGKHVLVGNRKLMDDHHIDIGANEEKLVEFETNGKTAMLIAIDGEYRGIVAVADTIKETAPQAIKELQEQGLEVIMLTGDNERTAQAIAKQVGIDHVIAQVLPEEKADKVKEIQALDKKVAMVGDGVNDAPALVTADIGIAIGTGTEVAIEAADLTILGGELLLIPKAIKISHATIKNIRQNLFWAFGYNTAGIPVAAVGLLAPWVAGAAMALSSVSVVSNSLRLKRAKL; encoded by the coding sequence ATGAGTGAAACAAATCATGCAACACTTGGTGTAACAGGAATGACCTGTGCTGCCTGTTCCAGTCGTATTGAAAAAACATTAAACAAAATGGATGGTGTGGAGGCACAAGTTAATTTAACGACAGAAAAGGCAACGGTAGACTATGATGCAGAAAAAACGTCCATAGAAGATATTACCAAGAAAATTGAAAATGTCGGATACGGAGTTTTAATGGAAAAAACAGAATTAGATGTTTTTGGAATGACCTGTGCTGCCTGTTCGGCCCGGATTGAAAAGGTGTTGAATAAACAAGCAGGGGTTAAATTTGCAACGGTAAACTTAACAACAGAAACCGCATCGATAGAATATAATCCCGGATTAGTAGATCTTAAAGGATTGATTGGAAAAATCAAGAATGCAGGGTATGATGCGAAACCTAAAGCGGAAGCAGCAGAAAAAGAAACACATAAAGAAAAAGAACTACAACAAAAGAAGACGAAGTTAATCATCTCAGCTGTGTTAGCTGCACCGCTATTGCTAACCATGCTGGTCCATTTATTTAATATGAATCTACCGGATATATTCATGAATCCGTGGTTCCAATTTGCTTTAGCAACGCCTGTGCAATTTATCATTGGCTGGCAATTTTATGTTGGTGCCTATAAGAACCTGCGGAATGGTGGAGCGAACATGGATGTGCTTGTCGCTTTAGGTACGAGTGCTGCTTATTTCTATAGTTTATATGAAGCACTTAAGACTATCGGCAATCCTGAATATATGCCACATCTATATTTTGAAACAAGTGCTATATTAATCACGTTGATTTTATTTGGTAAGTATTTGGAAGCAAGAGCGAAAACCCAGACAACAAATGCACTATCCTCTTTGCTTAATTTACAGGCAAAAGAAGCTCGCATTATCAGAAATGGCGAGGAAACCATGATTCCGGTTGATGAGGTTGTTGTTGGTGACCGATTAATTGTAAAACCAGGCGAGAAAATTCCGGTTGACGGTAAGGTTTTAAAGGGAAAAACATCTGTCGATGAGGCGATGATTACGGGTGAATCCATTCCAATTGAAAAGGACATAGACGCTGGCTTAATCGGCTCGACGATCAACAAAAATGGCTCAATTGAAATGGAAGCGACAAAAGTAGGGAAAGATACTGCCCTTGCATCGATTGTGAAAGTTGTGGAAGAAGCACAAGGAACGAAAGCACCAATTCAACGATTAGCCGATGTCATCTCTGGTTATTTCGTACCAATCGTTGTAGGGCTTGCCATTCTCACATTTATTGTCTGGATAGCCTTAGTTGAGCCAGGTCAATTTGAGCCTGCCCTAGTGGCAGCAATTGCTGTACTTGTTATTGCCTGTCCATGTGCGTTAGGGCTTGCAACACCAACTTCTATTATGGTTGGAACAGGAAGGGCTGCAGAGAACGGAATTCTTTTCAAGGGTGGAGAACACCTGGAAAGAACGCATCAATTGGATGCCATTGTTCTTGATAAAACAGGAACCATCACAAAAGGAAAACCGGAAGTAACGGACTTTTCTGGTGATGAAGAAGCATTACAATTGTTAGCTAGTGGAGAAAAAGGATCGGAACATCCACTTGCAGGAGCTATTGTGGCCTACGCAACAGAGAAAGCTATTGATTTTGTGGAAGTGGATGAATTTGATGCTATACCCGGCCATGGTATTGAAGTGAAGATTTCCGGAAAACACGTGCTTGTTGGAAATCGAAAATTAATGGATGATCATCACATTGATATTGGTGCAAATGAAGAGAAATTAGTTGAATTTGAAACCAATGGCAAAACAGCGATGTTGATTGCTATTGATGGGGAATATCGTGGAATCGTCGCGGTTGCAGATACCATTAAAGAAACAGCACCACAAGCAATTAAAGAGCTACAAGAACAGGGCTTAGAAGTGATCATGCTAACAGGTGATAACGAAAGAACAGCGCAAGCTATTGCAAAACAAGTAGGAATCGACCATGTGATTGCTCAAGTCTTACCTGAAGAAAAGGCGGATAAGGTAAAAGAAATTCAAGCACTAGATAAAAAGGTAGCGATGGTTGGTGACGGTGTGAACGATGCACCAGCATTGGTTACTGCAGATATTGGAATTGCCATTGGAACTGGTACAGAAGTGGCAATAGAAGCTGCTGACCTAACCATTCTTGGTGGAGAGCTATTGCTCATACCAAAAGCGATCAAAATCAGCCATGCGACGATTAAAAATATCCGTCAAAACCTCTTCTGGGCATTCGGCTACAATACAGCAGGAATTCCAGTTGCAGCAGTCGGATTACTTGCTCCATGGGTTGCTGGTGCAGCAATGGCATTAAGTTCGGTAAGCGTTGTTTCTAACTCCCTTCGCTTAAAGAGAGCCAAATTATAA
- a CDS encoding metal-sensing transcriptional repressor codes for MDKFLHDHPSKPRTKDEKQKVINRLKRIEGQVRGIQKMVEEDRYCVDILVQISAIQSALKNVGFSVTERHINHCVSDAIKQGEGQETIEELMDVLKQFSK; via the coding sequence TTGGATAAATTCTTACATGATCACCCAAGTAAACCAAGAACAAAAGATGAAAAGCAGAAGGTTATTAACCGTTTAAAACGTATAGAGGGTCAAGTTCGCGGTATTCAGAAAATGGTGGAGGAAGATCGCTATTGTGTCGATATTTTGGTACAAATCAGCGCCATTCAATCCGCATTAAAAAATGTAGGTTTCTCTGTCACGGAACGCCATATCAACCATTGTGTCAGTGATGCAATCAAACAAGGGGAAGGTCAAGAAACCATTGAGGAATTAATGGATGTATTGAAGCAGTTTTCCAAGTAA
- a CDS encoding GNAT family N-acetyltransferase: MDYPEIRKLAVSPKSRGKGVAKALISECILRTKNRGLQTIGLHTANFMENAIKLYEGLGFERLPQYDFEPANDGIIVKAFRVHIK; encoded by the coding sequence TTGGATTACCCAGAAATTCGAAAGTTGGCTGTATCGCCAAAATCTCGTGGAAAAGGTGTTGCAAAAGCATTGATTTCTGAGTGTATATTGCGTACAAAGAACAGAGGTTTACAGACAATTGGATTACACACTGCCAATTTTATGGAAAATGCAATAAAATTATATGAAGGTCTTGGATTTGAACGATTGCCTCAATACGACTTTGAACCAGCAAATGATGGGATTATTGTTAAAGCTTTTAGGGTCCATATTAAATAA
- a CDS encoding plastocyanin/azurin family copper-binding protein translates to MTVALYVTFFGMLILTSLAIGSTIYHRRKVTCMTGMMIAMSLGMMVGLTAGVILGILFTGNLFYSTVLGILIGVIVGFVSGLPVSLMAVLDGALSGMMGGMMGAMLGEMIVPEYQDSLIRIMFVLFIALILVLFVMMKEEFMKKRKSILGHPAIILGLFVVFIIGYNQLDPLLTSSKSPNQMNHSPSNMNMVMNNNNLVVQADEFSFTPSKMEIPVGESVTMVLVNNGEIEHDLEIVGMETGTVESLSRHHHQQEENQIHVHSIPGEKQEVSFTPLEPGVYKYTCTIPGHAESGMTGTIKITS, encoded by the coding sequence ATGACAGTAGCTTTATATGTTACATTTTTTGGTATGCTCATATTGACTTCATTAGCAATAGGTAGCACCATTTATCATCGCAGGAAGGTCACGTGTATGACAGGAATGATGATTGCGATGTCACTTGGCATGATGGTTGGATTAACTGCAGGAGTGATTTTAGGTATACTTTTTACAGGTAATTTATTTTACTCAACCGTATTGGGGATATTGATTGGAGTTATTGTAGGTTTTGTGTCAGGCTTACCAGTTAGTTTAATGGCAGTTTTAGATGGTGCATTGTCGGGCATGATGGGGGGTATGATGGGGGCGATGCTTGGAGAAATGATTGTACCCGAATATCAGGATTCGTTAATAAGGATTATGTTTGTGTTATTCATTGCATTAATATTGGTTCTTTTTGTAATGATGAAAGAAGAATTCATGAAAAAAAGAAAATCAATCTTAGGTCATCCAGCTATAATTCTCGGTTTATTTGTAGTATTCATTATTGGTTATAATCAATTAGATCCACTTCTTACTTCATCTAAATCACCAAATCAAATGAACCATTCACCATCTAATATGAATATGGTTATGAACAATAATAATCTAGTAGTTCAGGCAGATGAATTCTCTTTTACACCAAGTAAAATGGAAATACCTGTCGGGGAAAGTGTAACAATGGTTTTAGTTAATAATGGAGAAATTGAACATGATTTAGAAATAGTAGGAATGGAGACTGGAACAGTAGAATCCTTAAGTAGACACCATCATCAACAAGAGGAAAATCAAATTCATGTTCATAGTATACCTGGAGAAAAACAAGAAGTGTCGTTCACCCCACTAGAACCGGGTGTATATAAGTATACTTGTACAATTCCTGGACATGCCGAATCAGGAATGACAGGAACGATAAAGATAACTTCATAA
- a CDS encoding UDP-N-acetylmuramoyl-L-alanyl-D-glutamate--2,6-diaminopimelate ligase, with translation MELQYLLNGLTIENKLKNQIATTPVEGIADSSLEVKRNHVFIAIEGFQIDGHSYINDAIKKGACIIIGERNLTDLAVPYIKVSNSRKALGIIANNFYGNPSKQKLTIGITGTNGKTTTSYLLKHILEKNGQSCSLFGSIHNIINGEVSECVNTTPSSLVLQKLLSTSNDDIVIMEVSSHGLKQFRLEGIEFDYCLFTNLDQDHLDYHTSMEKYFQAKLLLFDKLKENGKAIVNVDDLWGRKLNSTLQNRGIKPFTMGQFKDCNLEIIDFNYKNSTIKFEKNNQSCYLYSPMFGIHNMYNTLMAYSVASLLNLKKDLICSSTYDFSGVEGRFEILKLDNGATIVIDYAHTADAYSQCLSTAKYCGAKRLIHVFGFRGNRDSGKRQAMLSVTAEMSDQYILTLDNLNTVPKNEMLRTMENINNTFGNKKGTIIGDRTIAIKRAMEQSVQGDWIIITGKGHEEYQQNYCYPTKTDKETVIFLNNQQKYNQTSSQCLT, from the coding sequence ATGGAGTTACAATATCTGTTAAATGGTCTTACCATTGAAAATAAACTAAAAAACCAAATAGCGACTACTCCTGTGGAAGGAATTGCAGATAGTTCATTGGAAGTTAAAAGGAACCATGTGTTTATAGCTATAGAAGGTTTTCAAATAGATGGGCATTCATATATTAATGATGCAATTAAAAAAGGAGCCTGTATTATAATAGGTGAAAGGAATTTAACTGATTTGGCTGTGCCTTATATAAAGGTGTCCAATAGTAGAAAAGCATTAGGGATTATTGCCAATAACTTTTATGGTAATCCATCTAAACAAAAATTGACTATTGGAATAACGGGCACGAATGGAAAAACAACAACAAGCTATCTTTTAAAGCATATTTTGGAAAAGAACGGTCAATCTTGTTCTCTATTTGGTTCCATACACAACATCATTAATGGTGAGGTTTCAGAATGTGTTAATACAACGCCAAGCTCGCTTGTTTTACAAAAACTTCTATCAACTAGTAATGATGACATTGTTATTATGGAAGTATCATCACATGGATTAAAGCAATTTCGTTTGGAAGGAATTGAGTTTGATTATTGTCTATTTACGAACCTTGATCAGGATCATTTAGATTACCATACTTCCATGGAAAAGTATTTTCAGGCAAAATTATTGCTATTTGATAAGCTAAAAGAAAACGGAAAAGCTATCGTTAATGTGGACGACCTCTGGGGAAGAAAGTTAAATTCCACGCTTCAAAACAGAGGAATTAAACCTTTTACCATGGGACAATTCAAAGATTGTAATTTAGAGATAATTGATTTCAATTACAAAAATTCCACCATTAAATTTGAGAAAAATAATCAATCATGTTATCTCTATTCACCTATGTTTGGAATCCATAACATGTACAATACACTAATGGCATACAGTGTTGCTTCATTATTGAATTTGAAAAAGGATCTAATTTGTTCATCAACCTATGATTTTTCCGGGGTTGAAGGTAGATTTGAAATACTAAAGCTAGATAACGGTGCAACTATTGTAATCGATTATGCGCATACAGCAGACGCTTATTCACAATGCTTAAGTACAGCAAAGTATTGTGGTGCTAAAAGGCTCATTCATGTTTTTGGCTTTAGAGGGAATAGAGACTCAGGTAAAAGGCAGGCCATGTTGTCAGTAACAGCGGAAATGAGTGACCAATATATTTTGACATTAGACAATCTAAATACTGTTCCTAAAAATGAAATGCTTCGTACCATGGAAAATATAAATAATACTTTTGGAAACAAAAAAGGAACCATAATTGGAGATCGTACAATAGCAATCAAAAGGGCAATGGAACAAAGTGTCCAAGGGGATTGGATTATTATCACCGGAAAAGGCCATGAAGAGTATCAACAAAATTATTGTTACCCAACCAAAACCGATAAAGAAACAGTTATTTTTCTTAACAATCAACAGAAATATAACCAAACTAGTTCGCAATGTCTGACATGA
- a CDS encoding four-helix bundle copper-binding protein — translation MGVLSTSPANMDSCIEACIKCLRACEECLTACLQEPDVQARIKCIQTLNDCADICNQATKFMARNSTLSTQLCGLCATICEQCASECGQMKDAHCQECAEICQQCADECRKMAG, via the coding sequence ATGGGAGTATTATCAACATCACCTGCAAATATGGATTCATGTATTGAAGCGTGTATAAAATGTCTAAGAGCATGTGAAGAATGTCTGACTGCCTGTTTACAAGAACCAGATGTGCAAGCAAGAATTAAGTGTATTCAAACACTTAATGATTGTGCAGATATTTGCAATCAAGCAACCAAATTTATGGCACGTAATAGTACTCTTTCAACTCAGCTGTGTGGTCTATGTGCGACTATTTGTGAGCAATGCGCATCCGAATGTGGCCAAATGAAAGATGCTCATTGTCAGGAATGTGCAGAAATATGTCAACAATGTGCTGATGAATGCCGTAAAATGGCTGGTTAA
- a CDS encoding class I SAM-dependent methyltransferase, with protein MGKWFPRIYDTAMKPLERNRFKKVRKGLINKAGGRVLEIGSGSGVNFPYYTNKNIDQVDAVEPNPLMAERARNSIKLSTIPIQSYAAKAEKLPFEENTFDSVVATLVFCTIPDPMRAFDEIQRVSKAGATILLFEHVRMEQETLAKMQDALTPLWKKVCDGCHLNRDTLELLNQTQMDIKHVDYYYKGLFVTIEAINDK; from the coding sequence ATGGGAAAATGGTTTCCAAGGATTTACGATACAGCAATGAAGCCGCTGGAACGGAATAGGTTTAAAAAAGTCAGAAAGGGGCTTATTAATAAAGCAGGTGGAAGAGTATTGGAAATTGGCTCCGGTTCAGGAGTAAATTTTCCTTATTATACGAATAAGAACATTGACCAAGTAGACGCAGTTGAGCCCAATCCCCTTATGGCAGAGCGCGCACGCAACTCTATAAAACTGTCTACGATTCCAATTCAATCATACGCAGCGAAAGCTGAAAAGCTCCCTTTTGAGGAAAATACCTTTGATTCCGTAGTGGCAACGCTAGTTTTTTGTACAATCCCTGACCCAATGAGAGCATTTGATGAAATACAAAGAGTTAGCAAAGCTGGGGCAACCATTTTACTTTTTGAGCATGTCAGAATGGAACAGGAAACGTTAGCAAAAATGCAAGATGCTTTAACACCATTATGGAAGAAAGTTTGTGATGGCTGTCATTTAAATCGTGATACATTGGAATTGCTGAACCAAACTCAAATGGACATTAAACACGTAGATTACTATTATAAAGGTCTTTTTGTAACTATCGAGGCGATAAATGACAAATAA
- a CDS encoding multicopper oxidase family protein: MNKIQILIPLLLVVVLAACTGETTTTNENNQSSSSDETVSVKKVDTEGREVNEINITAQETDWMLNDKKMVNAWTYGGTIPGKEVRVTQGEVVKVNLQNKLPKPVTIHWHGYPVPNTEDGVAGVTQDAVPPGESYTYNFVATVPGTYWYHSHQNSVEQVDKGLYGVLIVEPKEGVNADRDYTLVLDEWQSNPDEGMDMGGDKANEENMNGMDQQNSGKGMDGMNHGDSSSDKEKNHVMSGMSGKEMMGHDMSSYDIFTINGKTYEANEPLEVKKGEKVKLRFINAGYIVHKIHIPVDYKITHVDGQPVNNPSVEKGSVLEIAPGERYDIAFTANSGQNFTIDDHTDMAGAKYMKIDVAYQNSKGNESEHPKANSKANLMDLGEKEEGQFSLDDNFDVEYQMDLGSEMDMEKSMGMAYTINGNAYPNVPPLKVEKGDLVKVKMTNKMSGDDAEAVHPMHLHGHFFQVLSKNGKTVKGSPIVKDTLNVKPGETYVIAFKADNPGNWLFHCHDLHHATAGMLQLVKYNNFEDFEPSGDVKNITE, encoded by the coding sequence ATGAACAAAATACAAATATTAATACCATTACTATTAGTCGTTGTTTTAGCGGCATGCACAGGGGAAACCACTACTACGAATGAAAATAACCAATCCTCATCATCTGATGAGACCGTTTCAGTCAAGAAAGTGGATACAGAGGGAAGAGAAGTGAACGAGATCAACATTACTGCTCAGGAAACGGATTGGATGTTGAATGACAAAAAAATGGTTAATGCCTGGACATATGGTGGTACAATTCCGGGCAAGGAAGTACGCGTTACCCAGGGGGAAGTAGTAAAGGTGAATTTACAAAACAAACTTCCAAAACCCGTCACTATCCATTGGCATGGTTATCCTGTGCCTAACACGGAGGATGGGGTTGCTGGCGTAACACAGGATGCGGTTCCACCAGGTGAATCGTATACGTATAACTTTGTTGCAACTGTTCCTGGGACGTATTGGTATCATAGTCACCAAAACAGTGTGGAACAAGTAGATAAAGGGCTTTATGGAGTACTCATTGTTGAGCCGAAAGAAGGTGTGAATGCCGATCGGGATTATACATTAGTTCTTGATGAATGGCAGTCAAATCCTGATGAAGGAATGGACATGGGTGGAGATAAAGCAAACGAAGAGAACATGAATGGAATGGATCAACAAAATTCCGGCAAAGGTATGGATGGTATGAATCATGGGGATTCTTCAAGTGATAAGGAAAAGAATCACGTTATGAGTGGAATGAGCGGTAAAGAAATGATGGGTCACGACATGTCATCGTATGATATCTTTACGATTAACGGAAAAACCTATGAGGCAAATGAACCATTGGAAGTGAAAAAGGGAGAAAAAGTTAAATTAAGGTTCATAAACGCTGGATACATCGTTCATAAGATTCATATTCCAGTTGATTATAAAATCACGCATGTTGATGGTCAACCAGTAAATAATCCTTCAGTCGAAAAAGGCTCAGTGCTGGAAATTGCACCAGGTGAAAGATATGATATAGCCTTTACTGCAAATTCTGGACAGAATTTCACGATTGATGATCATACAGATATGGCTGGTGCCAAATATATGAAAATCGATGTAGCTTACCAAAATAGTAAGGGCAATGAGTCGGAACACCCGAAGGCAAATAGCAAAGCCAACTTGATGGATCTTGGAGAAAAAGAGGAAGGGCAATTTTCTTTAGATGATAATTTTGATGTAGAATACCAAATGGATTTAGGTTCCGAAATGGATATGGAAAAAAGCATGGGAATGGCTTATACAATTAATGGAAATGCTTATCCAAATGTTCCCCCTTTAAAGGTGGAAAAAGGTGATCTTGTCAAAGTCAAGATGACAAATAAAATGAGTGGTGATGATGCTGAAGCGGTCCATCCGATGCATCTGCATGGACACTTTTTCCAAGTATTGAGTAAAAACGGAAAGACAGTAAAAGGCTCTCCAATTGTAAAAGATACACTTAACGTGAAACCTGGGGAAACGTATGTTATTGCATTTAAAGCAGATAATCCAGGAAATTGGCTCTTTCATTGTCATGATTTACATCACGCTACGGCTGGCATGCTTCAACTTGTAAAGTATAATAACTTTGAAGACTTTGAGCCTAGCGGTGATGTCAAGAATATAACAGAGTAA
- the resA gene encoding thiol-disulfide oxidoreductase ResA has product MNLEQVKANKHRKKRNRLIFRITVLVILLAAVGYALVSNLTKDTTKIDVGSQAPDFVLEQVNKNNELESVRLSDLEGKGVMLNFWATYCKPCEAEMPYMQKLYPEYKEKGIEIVAVSLDATELVIDRFIDKYDLTFPIPHDKSGQVMDLYGVGPIPSTFFISPKGKVVKIVAGALTLDSLEGYLKQIQPE; this is encoded by the coding sequence GTGAACTTAGAGCAGGTGAAAGCAAACAAACATCGTAAGAAACGAAACCGATTGATATTTCGCATAACAGTATTAGTAATCCTGCTTGCTGCAGTTGGATACGCATTGGTATCAAATCTCACGAAAGATACCACTAAAATAGATGTAGGATCTCAGGCACCAGATTTTGTGTTGGAACAAGTCAATAAAAACAATGAATTGGAAAGTGTTAGGCTAAGTGATTTAGAAGGTAAAGGTGTTATGTTGAACTTCTGGGCAACGTATTGTAAACCCTGTGAAGCAGAGATGCCATATATGCAGAAATTGTATCCAGAGTATAAAGAAAAAGGGATTGAAATTGTTGCAGTAAGTTTAGATGCAACAGAATTGGTAATTGATCGATTTATTGACAAATATGACTTAACCTTTCCTATTCCACATGATAAAAGTGGACAGGTTATGGATTTATATGGCGTTGGGCCAATTCCCAGTACATTTTTTATTAGTCCTAAGGGAAAGGTAGTGAAAATAGTCGCTGGTGCGCTGACATTAGATAGTTTAGAAGGCTATTTGAAACAAATACAGCCAGAATGA
- the lgt gene encoding prolipoprotein diacylglyceryl transferase — MIPVISLGPITIYFFGFMIAVGALIGLLLLIREAKKRGMDHKLLIDVAIYSLLGGVIGARIVYVVVYDPAYYIANPMEILFIQNGGLSIHGGVLGGLVIGYFLLRRHKLPIWHTLDIVAPALILAQGISRIGCDVFGEPMSSALPWGIERYGEILHPAQAYEFLLDFLLFGYLWLKLKKTSYTGQIFIHYLIGYMIIRGIVEFARINPMVVGPFSVSHVMSLIGIIIAISLMRYRKANGLTDKITPIPKKDIIKTVMFVLSMMVISLLLFYGVQG; from the coding sequence ATGATACCCGTTATTAGTCTTGGTCCTATTACGATTTACTTTTTTGGATTCATGATAGCTGTTGGTGCATTAATTGGCCTTCTGCTATTGATACGAGAAGCAAAAAAGAGAGGGATGGATCATAAATTATTAATAGATGTAGCTATCTATTCATTGTTGGGCGGGGTAATAGGGGCTCGTATTGTTTACGTAGTTGTGTACGATCCCGCCTATTATATTGCCAATCCAATGGAAATACTTTTTATCCAAAACGGTGGATTATCGATTCATGGTGGAGTTTTGGGCGGATTAGTCATCGGTTATTTCCTACTGAGGCGGCATAAATTACCAATTTGGCATACCTTAGATATTGTTGCACCGGCACTAATTCTGGCGCAAGGAATAAGTAGAATTGGCTGTGATGTATTTGGTGAACCAATGTCTAGTGCCTTACCTTGGGGGATTGAAAGATACGGGGAAATTTTGCATCCTGCTCAGGCATATGAATTTTTATTAGATTTTCTGTTGTTCGGTTATTTGTGGTTAAAATTAAAAAAAACTTCCTACACCGGTCAAATCTTTATTCATTATCTAATTGGGTATATGATAATTCGTGGCATTGTAGAATTTGCTAGAATAAATCCTATGGTTGTTGGACCGTTTAGTGTAAGCCATGTTATGAGCCTAATAGGCATCATTATTGCGATTTCCCTAATGAGGTATCGTAAGGCAAATGGATTGACCGATAAAATTACTCCAATTCCCAAGAAAGATATTATTAAAACTGTCATGTTTGTGCTATCTATGATGGTCATTTCTTTACTGCTTTTTTACGGGGTTCAAGGTTAA